From the genome of Maniola jurtina chromosome 10, ilManJurt1.1, whole genome shotgun sequence, one region includes:
- the LOC123869178 gene encoding annexin A7-like isoform X1, with the protein MSGYPYGGNPPQYPPPQGQIYPQIYNPANAPPPAQNQYQPGYAGYPNQPATAPHPAAMTYPGGPAPPSYGYPGFGPLVEWIPSTPAEAYRLGDRAVVAGYEGYDQSPLWVIRSRYEGDLIPGKLAVKHQAAYVPWGGRENQVHTIEVCCARPDRVRWVENRDGVVPPNAIVGGNTAAGEPLYIGRAREQGSLTPGKVHPSHGAMYVSFAGKEIAHKHYEILVSI; encoded by the exons ATGTCTGGAT ATCCATACGGCGGCAACCCACCCCAATACCCTCCACCGCAGGGTCAGATCTACCCTCAAATTTACAACCCGGCAAACGCGCCGCCGCCCGCACAGAATCAGTACCAGCCAGGTTACGCAGGATATCCAAATCAGCCTGCCACAGCGCCCCACCCAGCAGCGATGACTTATCCCGGAGGACCAGCACCACCTTCCTATGGATATCCGGGATTCGGAC CGCTCGTGGAATGGATCCCAAGCACGCCGGCCGAAGCGTATAGACTGGGTGACCGCGCCGTAGTGGCGGGCTATGAGGGCTACGACCAGAGCCCGCTGTGGGTGATCCGCAGCCGGTACGAGGGCGATCTGATACCCGGCAAGCTCGCCGTCAAGCACCAGGCGGCCTACGTGCCGTGGGGTGGACGTGAGAACCAGGTCCATACTATTGAG GTTTGCTGCGCCCGTCCGGACCGGGTCCGTTGGGTAGAGAACCGCGACGGAGTGGTGCCGCCCAACGCTATCGTGGGCGGAAACACTGCCGCGGGTGAGCCGCTCTACATCGGCAGAGCACGGGAGCAAGGCTCGCTTACTCCGGGCAAG GTACATCCGAGCCACGGCGCTATGTACGTCTCTTTTGCGGGCAAGGAGATCGCACACAAGCACTACGAAATCCTCGTCAGCATTTAA
- the LOC123869178 gene encoding uncharacterized protein LOC123869178 isoform X2, with product MSGYPYGGNPPQYPPPQGQIYPQIYNPANAPPPAQNQYQPGYAGYPNQPATAPHPAAMTYPGGPAPPSYGYPGFGPLVEWIPSTPAEAYRLGDRAVVAGYEGYDRSPLWVIRSRYEGDLIPGKLAVKHQAAYVPWGGRENQVHTIEVCCARPDRVRWVENRDGVVPPNAIVGGNTAAGEPLYIGRAREQGSLTPGKVHPSHGAMYVSFAGKEIAHKHYEILVSI from the exons ATGTCTGGAT ATCCATACGGCGGCAACCCACCCCAATACCCTCCACCGCAGGGTCAGATCTACCCTCAAATTTACAACCCGGCAAACGCGCCGCCGCCCGCACAGAATCAGTACCAGCCAGGTTACGCAGGATATCCAAATCAGCCTGCCACAGCGCCCCACCCAGCAGCGATGACTTATCCCGGAGGACCAGCACCACCTTCCTATGGATATCCGGGATTCGGAC CGCTCGTGGAATGGATCCCAAGCACGCCGGCCGAAGCGTATAGACTGGGTGACCGCGCCGTAGTGGCGG GGTACGAGGGCTACGACCGGAGCCCGCTGTGGGTGATCCGCAGCCGGTACGAGGGTGATCTGATCCCCGGCAAGCTCGCCGTCAAGCACCAGGCGGCCTACGTGCCGTGGGGTGGACGTGAGAACCAGGTCCATACTATTGAG GTTTGCTGCGCCCGTCCGGACCGGGTCCGTTGGGTAGAGAACCGCGACGGAGTGGTGCCGCCCAACGCTATCGTGGGCGGAAACACTGCCGCGGGTGAGCCGCTCTACATCGGCAGAGCACGGGAGCAAGGCTCGCTTACTCCGGGCAAG GTACATCCGAGCCACGGCGCTATGTACGTCTCTTTTGCGGGCAAGGAGATCGCACACAAGCACTACGAAATCCTCGTCAGCATTTAA
- the LOC123869180 gene encoding uncharacterized protein LOC123869180, with translation MDDNIIISDKSYCWLELMQIYDKISDCIYIFNKIYAAQILLMFNSWLLSTMLAICRSISPILKNVDSVQTNLYYYFLLNLRPLIVTKMSEYLTQEWQNTLMILNHILMYGDLNRECYSQIENFIKLVESKKLQLSAVLCPVTIAVLAAFAARVITYSILLIQQIYIHH, from the exons atggatgataatattataatctcagATAAGAGCTATTGTTGGCTTGAACTCATGCAAATATATGACAAAATATCGGACTGtatttacattttcaataaaatctaCGCTGCACAG ATATTACTCATGTTTAACTCCTGGCTTTTATCAACGATGCTTGCGATTTGCCGATCTATATCCCCAATTTTAAAA AACGTTGATTCCGTTCAAActaatctgtattattactttttattaaacctacgACCACTCATTGTTACAAAAATGAGTGAATATTTAACTCAAGAATGGCAGAATACCTTGATGATTTTAAACCACATTTTAATGTATGGTGATTTGA ATCGTGAATGCTACAGCCAGATAGAAAATTTCATTAAACTGGTGGAGTCTAAGAAGTTACAGCTGTCTGCTGTTCTGTGCCCCGTCACGATAGCTGTTTTGGCTGCGTTTGCCGCTCGAGTGATTACCTATAGTATCCTCTTGATCCAACAAATTTATATTCATCACTGA